gcGAGTGGGGTCTAGTACCCCCTGAGGGCCGCCTTTCCCCACAGTACGAGAAGATCCTGAAGCTCACAGCTGACGCCAGGTTTGGTGAGTACCCCACCGAGTCTGCCGACCTTTGGAGAACTCTGGGTCCTCGGCCTGGGGCTGGCACAGAGGCGCCTCCTCCCAGCAGCCCGCCCTGATCCACCTGCCTCGGCAGAGAAACCTGAGGAGGAGAAAGGTGTTGGCAGCCCTGTCCCCAGGGTCCTGCCGGCAGTAGCAGCGCTCGCGGCTCAGGGAGGCCTGGGGACTGTGAACTGAGGATAGTAGGGCAACAAGGACACAGCTCGGGCCACTGACACCCCCTGCTCCGCCATGGGTCCCCCCAGAGTCAGGCGACGTGAAGGCCACGGTGGCAGTGCTGAGCTTCATCCTGTCCAGTGCGGCCAAGCACAGCGTGGACGGCGAGTCCTTGTCCAGTGAACTACAGCAGCTGGGGCTGCCTAAAGGTAGGGACGCGGGCAGGCCGGTGGGTGAGCTCGCCCGGGGCCAGGAGCCTGAGGCCTGCCCTCTGAGCGGCCCAGGCCCCACCTTCACTCTGCCCCAGAGCACGCGGCCAGCCTGTGTCGCTGTTACGAAGAGAAGCAAAGCCCTCTGCAGGAGCATCTGCGAGCCGGCAGCCTGCGCGGTGAGGGTGGCGCGCGCCTGCGCGGTGAGGGTGGCATGCGCCAGGGGGAATCTGGGCTCCGTTCTTCAAGGGCATGTAGATGGGAGGCACTTGTCCTCACTTGTCCTCAGAAGTTACCCATGATCACACATCACAGAGCCGGGCCTGCGGACTCCAGCTAGGCTTCTCTCCTCTGGGGTCCGCTGTGGATCATTTGAGCTCCCAGTTAATGAGCACCTGCCCTGGGTCAGAGGTGAAAGGGAGAAGAGCTTCCAAAGGTCGCACAGCCTGGAAGGCTTGTGGGCTGTCTGGCCTGCCTCCTTGGTCCTGAGAGCCCCACCCCATGTCGCAGTGAACAGGCTGGCCAGCGTGGGCTGGCGGGTAGACTACACCCTGAGCTCCAGCCTGCTGCGCTCCGTGGAAGAGCCCTTAGTACACCTGCGGCTGGAGGTGGCAGCTGCCCCGGGTGCCCCAGCCCAGCCGGTTGCCATGTCCCTCTCAGCAGACAAGTTCCAGGTCCTCCTGACAGGTAAGGCTCATATACCTGGAGGGGTCCAGGGCCTTCCCAGGTCCCACCTGACTGCTGCCCACCTGCCTACCTCTTCCCCTGCAGAACTCAAGCAGGCCCAGACCCTGATGAGCTCCCTGGGCTGAAGAGAAGAATGTCTGGGGCCGCGTGGAGCTGCCCTACCCATGTAGAGTTGCTGCCCTTTGAATCTCTCTTCAGGACCCTGGCGGCCTGGCTCCTGTAGCTCCAGGTTCCCACCTGAGAATTCAGCATAGGGGCCTTCAGGACTTTCCCAGTATTGCCTTCCCTCCCCCATGAAAGACACTTGTCAGTGGTTTTCTCGCGCAAGAAGAATAAACAGAAGTGTAAAGGAGTGTGTGCTAGGTTTCTTTTAGGTTCAGATCAAAGGGTTTTGTGAGAGACATCAAGTAACATACGGACCTTCCTGGCCATCACTCGTTTTCTCTTTTCAGCTGCTGACTGAGGCAGGTCAGGGGTGAGGCAGGTGGAGGACCACAATGGAACAGCCTGTCTGTAAGTGGGAAAGTCAGGGTTCTCGCTCCCAGTCCTGTGATGCTCTTGGCTCTGCCCTGAGTGGCCTTGTCCTTACAGCAAGCGGTGGCCCCAAAGCCAGATGCCCCaagtggagaaagaagagagccCTTGTCTTCCTGCCATCTTTAGGAAGAGAGAAGGGCCCATGCCAGAACCACTCGTTGGCAAGAGAAATGGGGCTATGGAAGGAATATGCCCCCCCCACTccaaatttcatatgttgaagccctaactcccaatgagatggttttaggaggtggggcctttgggaggtgattggggGACCCTCGTGATGGGATTGGTACCcgtaaaagaagaggaagagagactttCTACAAGCGTGTACAcatgagaacacagcaagaaaaCAGCTGTCTACAGGGCAGGAGAGGACTAGATTTGCCAGCtgcttgatcttggacttccaggaATCATGGAACCATGACAAACAGATGTCTGTTGCTGAAGCCCCCAGTCTAGGGTATTTTGTtgcagcagcctgagctgacaaAGGCAGATGGCCTCCTACTACTGGCTTAGACCAACCAGGGCTCCTTGTCGAGGAGATGGAGCCCAGGGCCGGGGTGGGAAGAGTACAAGGTGAGCTAGGACACCTTGGGGGTGCAGAGAAGCAATCAGAGAATAGTGAGTTATGTCAGAGGGAGACATCTTGTTCCCCTGGCCAAAGACTGGACAATTTAAACAGCAAAAAACATAACTACTGACTCTATTTGTGACTTCTGCTTCTGGAAAAATGGAGCAGATGTGCTTTTCCATATTCCTCCACTAAGCACAGCTAAAATCCTTGGACATTGCATTGAAGAAGGAGAAGactgaaaggaagaagagaagaagacagACCAGGATCCTCAGGACGTGAAGAACAACACAGCAAAGTATTCCTTAGATTTTCTGCTTGCTGTATGTGTCCTGGGCTGGAGAAGCCAGCCCCTTGGAAACACTGACACAGACAAAGCCCCAAGGCCCAGGAAAGGGGCAGTCCGGCAAGACAGAGCATATGTACACCGTGACGGCTGTGCTTTAGCCACGCACATCGAGTGCAGCCCCTCTTCCAGCTGCCCCAGAGGCCTGGCTCTCATTGGGCAGTAAGGAGGTGGTACCCCCCCCCACTGGCACTGTGCCAGAGGAGACCTACCAAAAGAGACGGTTAAGACCCAAAGCCTCATAATACCCAAAATGTCCAggattcaacaacaaaaaaattagacCAAGAACCAAGAAAAACTCAACTTGAATGAGAGATAACCGACACCAACACCAAAATGACTCAGATGTTAGAATTCAATGccaaggattttaaagcagccatcataaaaatccttcaagtctcagcaaagaaatagaagatataaagaaccagatagaaattttagaactaaagCTACAATAACCAAAGTGAAAATCTCAGTGGATGGATTTAACAGCAGAAGAAATTACCCAATCTGATCAACAGAGAAAATAgcttggaaaacaaacaaacaagacaaatacaCAATGAAACAGAACCTTGGGGACCTGTAGgactataacaaaagattaatatttGTGTAACCACAGAGtccaaaagataaagaaaagaaggtGGGACAGAAaaagtattgaaagaaataatggctaaaaaacTCCCAAATATGGCAAAAGGCATAAACTTATAGAGTCAAGAAGCAGAATGGACCCCACACAGgttaaacccaaagaaatccatgccaaGATATAATCaaacttttgaaaactaaagaaaaagtcTTGAGAACAGCAGGCTAGAAACGACACCTTGCTGAGAGggggaaacaattcaaataacagtggctttctcatcagaaactgCAGAGGCCAGAAGAAAGAGGCATGGCATTTTTCAGGACCTGAAAGAAAAgtgtcaacccagaattctgtGGCTAGGGAAAATGACCCCAGGAATAAATGGGGACattaagacattctcagatgaaagagagaaagtacTTTGTACATAACTAATATgtacaaaaaatatgtattagtgCATAACTAGTATACTTTGTTACCAGCGGACCTAACCCCAAAATACAAAGGCTAAAGGAGGATCTctgaacagaaaggaaatgataaaagaaggacTCTTGTAAAGAGTAAAAATATGGATACAGTGGACTTTGCTTCTCTcctatattttaaagtatgttcAACAGTTGAAGCAAAACTTATAACACTGTTGAATGTGGTTCTCaagatatatagagaaaatatttaaggttATTATAAACAGGAGAGGGTTAAAGGGGGGTAAGGTTTATACACTTCTCTCAAGTTGACAAAGTGTCGACACCAGTGAACTGTGCATAcatgtataatgtaatatagtaagTCCTCAGTGTTGATAGGTTGTGTGACTTGAACTGAAATGACATATAATTAATCCAATTTTACtataggctaattgatacaaacaagaattaagttcctatAGCATCTCATCAGTGTTATAACGACATTGtacaaaatgtttatttgagGACCCTGCTGTAGGTAGAGTGACCACTTCAAAGGCTATATACAATGTAACACACTCAAAATAATTTAGATAGTCAAACTGGAATGCTGGAAAGTGTTCAGGTAGCCCAAAggagggcaagaaaaagaaaacaaaagtgacaaacaaaataaaacaagtggcAGATAAGAGTCACGAGGAAAGCTCTAGGTCTCATCAAACGTGTAAGGTGAGCGTTGCCTCCTGTGGCATTGGCAGGGCGCATTGAGTGCCTCTTCTGAGTTAGCACAGAATCCCCTGGACACTTCTCTCATTGCTATTGTAAGATTGCATTGTAACTTTGTGTTTACTCATTTGCCTTTTTTATCAGCCTGAGTTTAAGGATGAAGATTGTGTTTCCATGTGTGTATTAATATATCCTCAATGCCCAGTAAATGAAGCGGGTGGGGTGGAGAGATAAGAGCTGCAACAGATTTAAagatgtggaatgtaaagaaatcCATGAATCCATGAAAAAGTCTCTGCCCCCCCCATAACCCCAAGTCAATCCTAATTTGTCACCATTGGATGTTGTTATTGAACCAAATTCTTAGTCTGAAAATTGATCATTAAAAGGAAGGAATTTAGAATTTATCCTGTCCTTTTAGTATTTCAGGATAATCAAATAGCCCTAGTCAATGAGGTAAAATTATTCTTCACAGAAAAATTCCAACTAATGTATTAATAGAAGgaatgacagaattagaaaataaccATTTTGTGACTCCCAGTGAAACTGGGTATTTATGTGATGCTAAATAATCACTTCACATACAGAACCAAGGCCCCTCAGCCCGTAAGAGGGTAAGCACACTTGTGCGTCTACATAGTGGAACACTACTCATCGGTAAGAAGGAACGAACTGATAAGCGTAACAGCCTGGACggatctcaaatgcattatgctaagagaaaaaaaccagactcaaaaggctacatactaaggattccatttatatattatggaaaaggcaaaactggagGGACAGAAACCTAGTAACCAGTGGTTAACCAGAGGTAGGGTGGAAGTGTTGATTACGAAGGTGCATGGGtaaatttggggggggggttatGGAAATGTTATcatttgattgtggtgatgtATATGTGTAAAAA
The nucleotide sequence above comes from Rhinolophus ferrumequinum isolate MPI-CBG mRhiFer1 chromosome 6, mRhiFer1_v1.p, whole genome shotgun sequence. Encoded proteins:
- the COMMD4 gene encoding COMM domain-containing protein 4 isoform X1 codes for the protein MRFRFCGDLDCPDWVLAEISTLAKISSVKLRLLCSQVLKELLGQGIDYEKILKLTADARFESGDVKATVAVLSFILSSAAKHSVDGESLSSELQQLGLPKEHAASLCRCYEEKQSPLQEHLRAGSLRVNRLASVGWRVDYTLSSSLLRSVEEPLVHLRLEVAAAPGAPAQPVAMSLSADKFQVLLTELKQAQTLMSSLG
- the COMMD4 gene encoding COMM domain-containing protein 4 isoform X2 is translated as MRFRFCGDLDCPDWVLAEISTLAKISSVKLRLLCSQVLKELLGQGIDYEKILKLTADARFESGDVKATVAVLSFILSSAAKHSVDGESLSSELQQLGLPKGPTFTLPQSTRPACVAVTKRSKALCRSICEPAACAVRVARACAVRVACARGNLGSVLQGHVDGRHLSSLVLRSYP